The sequence below is a genomic window from Rhodococcus sp. 4CII.
AGCGATCGTGCGGCGACCGCCGCGGGGCAGGTGGTGCAGCGACTCGGTGAAGTCGCTGACGACGCCGCGCACGGTCAGATTCGGGAACTCCACACCGATCTGCTCCGCCGCGCTCTCGAGCGCGGACACCGACACGTCCTGCGGCACATATGTATGGAGGCTTCCGTGCCGAGTGCCCGCCTCGAGCAGGAGCCTCGTCTTCTCCGACGACCCGGACCCGAGTTCCACGAGGATCTCCGGAGCCGCGACCTCGGCGATCTCCCCCGAATATCGCCGGAGCAGTTCCCGTTCCGTGCGCGTGGGAAAGTATTCGGGCAGGGCCGTGATCTGCTCGAACAACTCGCTCCCACGGGCATCGTAGAAGTATTTGGGCGGCAGCCACTTCGGGTTCGACGTGAGCCCGACGGTGGCGTCCTTGCGCAGAGCGGCCTTCAACTGCTCGGGCTGCAGGTACACGTCGAGTGTCGGTGTGGTGGTCATTATGCTCCCATCTCGAGCGGGGTGACGATCAGGTGTCCGGGGCGAGCGCTGACGAAGTGACGGTCCGGAATCGACTGCCACGCAGGGTCGTCGTCGTAGGGTTCGGACATCACGATGGCCCGCTCGTCGTCGACGAGCGCCGACAGCGAGTGGTGCCAGGTGGTGGCCCAGAGTTCACTGCCGTTGCTCAAGAGCAGATTCAGACGGGATCCCGGCGCTACGGCATCGACGGAACGGACGAGTGTGCTCATCGCCTTCTCCGGGTCCAGCTCGCCGAGGGCGCGGCGCAGAAGCAGCCACAGCGCGGCGGAGTCGGTCGGCGCCTCCAGTTGCAGGAGATCGGCGACCGCCAGGTCGCCCACCAGCGCGCCGAGGGACTCGGGCCATCCGCGCACCACCCCGTTGTGGCTGAAAGCCCAGGTCTCATCGGAGAACGGCGCACATGCCGTGTGCTGTACGGGCATACCGACGGTTGCCGACCGCGCGGCCGCCACCACGGCCCCGGAGCGGATGTTCGGCAACATCTCTCGCACGACGGGGTCGGACCAGAGCGGCTGAGCGCTGCGGTACCGGGAGAATCCGTCCCGTCCCCACCACCCCACCCCGAATCCGTCGGCGTTGATCGTTCCCCCGCCCCGCATGTCGCGCGGCGCGTACGACTGGCGCAGCAGCGAGTTCTCGCCGCGGCTGACGAGGTCGCCCACTGAGTGTTCCGGTCCCAGATAGCCCAGGTGTCGGCACATCTCAGCAGTCGTCTCCCGGAAGGTCCCGGGCGCAGCGGAATCCGGAGAAGATCTGCCGGCGGATCGGGTGGTCCCAGTTGCGGAACGTCGCCCGGCACGCCACCGGGTCGGTGCCGAACGAACCACCGCGCAGCACACGGTAGTCGCCGCCGTAGAACACCTCCGAGTATTCGCGGTACGGGAACGCCGCGAAACCGGGATAGGGCTCGAAGGGCGACGACGTCCACTCCCATACGTCACCGATCAGCTGGTGGACGCCGAGCGGGGATGCACCCGACGGATATGCCCCGACCACGGCGGGACCGAGATGACGCTGCCCGAGGTTGGCTCGTGAACTGTCGGGTTCGCCGTCACCCCAGGGGAATCGGCGCGACCGCCCGGTGAACGGATCCCAACGTGCCGCCTTCTCCCATTCGGCTTCCGTCGGTAGCCGCTTGCCGTCCCAGCGCGCGAACGCTTCGGCTTCGAAGAAGCAGACGTGCACCACCGGTTCCTGGAGATGGATCGGAACGGTGACTCCGAACCTTCGGCGCCACCACGTTCCGCAGCCGTCGTTCTCCCAGAACTGGGGCGCCTCCAGTCCCGCCTCGACGCGGTGGGCCCATCCTCGCTCACTCCACAGTTCCGGCCGGGCATAGCCGCCGTCGTCGACGAACTCGAGGTAGCGGCCGTTGGTGACGGGGACCGCATCGATGACGAACGCGGGAAGGTGCACGGGATGCGCGTCCCGTTCGTTGTCGAGCGCCCACGGTTCGTCGGAGGTTCCCATCGTGAACTCGCCCGCGGGGATGATCACCTCGTCCACGGCGATCACACCACCGATGCGCGGCGCGCTCTCCGCGGCCAGCACGGCTGAGCCGGAACGCAGTTGGTGGGTGGCGAGCATGGTTTCGGCGTGCTGCTGCTCGTGCTGAGCGATCATGCCGAACGCGAATCCGTTCTCCTCGAGCGGCCGGCCCCGGAAGGTGCTGCCGTCGAGGACGTCCCACGCCTTGTCCCGAACCGTACGCACGTATTCCCGAGCCTCGTCCGGGTTGAGCAGCGGCAGCGACGGCCTGGAATTTCTCGAATGCTTGAATGCGTCGTACAACTCGTCGATGTCGCGGCGAACCGGTT
It includes:
- the egtC gene encoding ergothioneine biosynthesis protein EgtC codes for the protein MCRHLGYLGPEHSVGDLVSRGENSLLRQSYAPRDMRGGGTINADGFGVGWWGRDGFSRYRSAQPLWSDPVVREMLPNIRSGAVVAAARSATVGMPVQHTACAPFSDETWAFSHNGVVRGWPESLGALVGDLAVADLLQLEAPTDSAALWLLLRRALGELDPEKAMSTLVRSVDAVAPGSRLNLLLSNGSELWATTWHHSLSALVDDERAIVMSEPYDDDPAWQSIPDRHFVSARPGHLIVTPLEMGA
- the egtB gene encoding ergothioneine biosynthesis protein EgtB, with product MGTREKIETVLTRARERTAGLTDCVDGEDLVAQHSPLMSPLVWDLAHIGNQEELWLVRDVGGREPVRRDIDELYDAFKHSRNSRPSLPLLNPDEAREYVRTVRDKAWDVLDGSTFRGRPLEENGFAFGMIAQHEQQHAETMLATHQLRSGSAVLAAESAPRIGGVIAVDEVIIPAGEFTMGTSDEPWALDNERDAHPVHLPAFVIDAVPVTNGRYLEFVDDGGYARPELWSERGWAHRVEAGLEAPQFWENDGCGTWWRRRFGVTVPIHLQEPVVHVCFFEAEAFARWDGKRLPTEAEWEKAARWDPFTGRSRRFPWGDGEPDSSRANLGQRHLGPAVVGAYPSGASPLGVHQLIGDVWEWTSSPFEPYPGFAAFPYREYSEVFYGGDYRVLRGGSFGTDPVACRATFRNWDHPIRRQIFSGFRCARDLPGDDC